One genomic segment of Ricinus communis isolate WT05 ecotype wild-type chromosome 3, ASM1957865v1, whole genome shotgun sequence includes these proteins:
- the LOC8280417 gene encoding uncharacterized protein LOC8280417 — translation MALQWMILTYVVAVEAALAAVLTVPSPKALKYRLVSLVSLILQPALFVVPFAGFQLLDIYWKNEHRLMCTSEICTAAERDRYEKSIYKAQRNVILCASACLLYWCVYRICHYYKEIQKLEEVEKRAKDQ, via the exons ATGGCGTTGCAGTGGATGATACTGACTTACGTTGTAGCAGTGGAGGCGGCCCTAGCGGCGGTATTAACTGTTCCGTCGCCAAAAGCCTTGAAGTATCGATTAGTATCTCTCGTTTCTCTCATTCTTCAACCGGCTCTCTTCGTCGTCCCTTTTGCTGGCTTCCAGCTTCTGG ATATCTATTGGAAGAATGAGCATCGGCTGATGTGCACCTCTGAGATCTGCACTGCTGCTGAGAGAGATCGCTATGAGAAATCT ATCTACAAAGCTCAAAGGAATGTAATTTTGTGCGCTTCAGCTTGCCTGCTTTACTG GTGTGTCTATCGCATATGCCACTACTACAAGGAGATTCAAAAGTTGGAGGAGGTAGAGAAGCGCGCCAAGGACCAGTAG